In the genome of Trueperaceae bacterium, one region contains:
- a CDS encoding TrmH family RNA methyltransferase: MSDPATPRPADAGRGVRIVLVRPKIAENVGAAARAMKNFDLADLVLVAPRTEVNKSAYALASHAGDVLENARIVPDVDAALEGVTWALGTSARGRASEAVREYEVDDALATLPAEGGALVFGPEDHGLANDELDRCQALLRIPTAAYASINLSQAVNVVAQRWFERRRQAPDLPTPDLADPVANPAQPAPAPREQVERFYADLVALWHEIGYTDANREAATLRLYRGVFDRTTLSVRELAALRGLVSQASWAARLPPDRLPGRAAGADDEDEHADADA; the protein is encoded by the coding sequence GTGAGCGACCCCGCGACCCCGCGCCCGGCCGACGCCGGGCGCGGGGTCCGCATCGTGCTGGTCCGCCCCAAGATCGCGGAGAACGTCGGGGCGGCGGCGCGCGCCATGAAGAACTTCGACTTGGCCGACCTCGTCCTGGTCGCGCCGCGCACCGAGGTGAACAAGAGCGCGTACGCCCTCGCCTCGCACGCCGGGGACGTCCTGGAGAACGCCCGGATCGTGCCCGACGTGGATGCGGCGCTCGAGGGCGTCACGTGGGCGCTCGGGACGTCGGCGCGGGGTCGGGCCAGCGAAGCGGTCCGCGAGTACGAGGTGGACGACGCCCTCGCGACGCTCCCCGCCGAGGGGGGCGCACTCGTGTTCGGACCCGAGGACCACGGCCTCGCCAACGACGAGCTCGACCGCTGCCAGGCGCTCCTGCGGATCCCCACCGCGGCGTACGCCTCGATCAACCTCTCGCAGGCCGTGAACGTCGTCGCGCAACGCTGGTTCGAGCGGCGCCGGCAGGCGCCGGACCTCCCGACGCCCGACCTCGCCGACCCGGTCGCGAACCCCGCGCAACCGGCGCCCGCCCCGCGCGAACAGGTCGAACGCTTCTACGCCGACCTCGTCGCCCTGTGGCACGAGATCGGCTACACCGACGCGAACCGGGAGGCGGCGACGCTGCGTCTCTACCGCGGCGTGTTCGACCGCACGACGTTGTCGGTGCGCGAGCTCGCCGCCCTGCGCGGCCTCGTGTCGCAGGCCTCCTGGGCGGCGCGCCTCCCGCCCGACCGGCTTCCGGGGCGCGCGGCCGGGGCGGACGACGAGGACGAACACGCCGACGCGGACGCGTGA